In a genomic window of Gigantopelta aegis isolate Gae_Host chromosome 9, Gae_host_genome, whole genome shotgun sequence:
- the LOC121380886 gene encoding uncharacterized protein LOC121380886 — translation MSSGRQFPEYCDVCYKSFSGQIPAEQHYASEDHIKRARIGAGVNRSQFDCDICNATCNSRQQRLEHDASPRHMERQQRQQRSRYSPESRVPQSAFGQNRSNPSRVYDFDGVRGFCHVCNIELTSPQHCRQHVSGTKHQKKESQSKIEIAGGDFGGDLFCPLCKVPFSGPGNAREHYISAKHKKKEMEAQTACMQYNGNSLYQGSPITQPIVAGVQPIFPGISLINASPVPTNLPDPLIPLQNNINRFTHSSSNQNRRAVDFDGQTGYCNACQVELTSPQLMDQHIKGSRHEKSLKQWSVSDSSSGGGDYKCDDCGVTFSGPAPAEQHFASDKHKKRSALPHTNFSTPGNEPVKAGTKLQLNQTELFPTELFPEEDAVISQDPSGTCMPLNIPPENNGQITENLGNALNMTGSCQAQSDSEICLKVDGGSIRPTVPMRTVDRISIANNSNNSSCSETSYAQASSVLSNLISDQNRNIKQDVGTTLPFTFSDNHGWCNICNIELKSVIHAHDHLISEQHRVAAEAQHTVTLSSQSEKLSTASVISGTSSTSENQKNVTQQEYTFDGNRGFCYLCRIELTSPQHAKQHLNGKNHTKAKLNSSSLHEMESNIVSGSSCAADDKPEYEFHGGKGICYVCNIELTSNAHAGQHLEGKNHKKAVERKQQQRNGSNHRLVCEVCHMTFSGPECAEQHFKSTKHLMKLKSSNGGILGSNIGFFNTNAEVPNALYNESLTDVKRVSDFSTNANTELFKPVMPCSQSTMVTNTSCGQTLSKESDIGEQFGICSNDILSALRPAPNNLSCMESMYSNEENPPSMEDAEHSESDSENNHNLGGDSSSRQARRPQPCKTLKNRNQHRQNKMTFHDDDDDDNDDDDDDDDDPVVDCLKGLDRMKISETNPDTISAVKTDNDCCEHDEFISFRSNCSEYLNSDAGSHAAHQNDVSSTPDSTAGGAVANKPKLNPYSKHFRFYCDICDRPMNTQDAYNAHVGGRDHQQKVANIQAPKRTLPPVRRLLTEEEADEKAFNLTEQAPRSYQVELFNKTMQNDSVIFLPTGTGKTHVAAMTVSCMLEINPQRPVLFLVDKVLLVMQQSKYLRKQFGEKTFNRASPDDPSGPLIARKLKIATLCGGIAASDPTPLYQYDVIVAVAAYCSNLMSQSRIYWCDFSLVVFDEAHHCTKKHPFNLLLRDYHMLVDPDRRPKVLGLTASPAGKETEHATYLMLTELLVNVGNAKVQIVEAESTQQQLRKYQSSAKLHIKYEPRTHEEETFRKQLLEYLVSCYLKLNSISNIDQECSLMQFFKPKLARGTPDEQLLRCAEDLNDPDRIKMFMHVVGMLKPNRSDVVTKANVDFLSNHTLIMLMSLQDMDGMGIPCSMEELQPLLNPTISGNFEKAEMLGLNCDRLRYSVRAWQQSAMVSSAFEDDGQKMSLVKQLVSSLHNREYINWQSSPKPIALVLVRERVLAVRLSIFLKGMVKDLGLKVTAIVGHGGGTADSGMRVKEQKRVLDGIKQRKYQIVVATSVAEEGVDIPECELVVCMNLPGTVTGFVQMRGRARKKDSHFVIICSNQKEEEQMHNLLKREKNMMAAAKKCVDEQKREENRFSY, via the exons ATGTCGAGTGGTAGACAGTTTCCTGAGTATTGTGACGTGTGTTACAAGAGCTTCTCTGGCCAAATTCCTGCTGAACAACACTATGCCAGTGAAGACCATATCAAGAGAGCCAGGATTGGAGCGGGTGTGAATCGGTCTCAGTTTGACTGTGACATCTGCAATGCAACATGCAATTCACGGCAACAACGCTTGGAGCATGATGCCAGTCCACGGCATATGGAACGACAACAACGGCAGCAGCGGTCAAGATATTCTCCAGAAAGCAGAGTTCCCCAGTCAGCTTTTGGTCAGAACCGGTCAAACCCATCCAGAGTTTATGATTTTGATGGTGTCCGTGGTTTCTGCCATGTGTGTAATATTGAACTTACATCTCCTCAGCATTGTCGACAGCACGTTTCGGGAACTAAGCACCAGAAGAAAGAATCACAGAGCAAGATAGAAATTGCTGGTGGTGACTTTGGCGGTGATCTTTTTTGCCCTTTGTGTAAGGTACCGTTTAGTGGTCCAGGAAATGCCCGTGAACATTATATAAGTGCAAAGcacaaaaagaaggaaatggaaGCTCAGACTGCATGTATGCAATACAATGGAAATTCTTTGTATCAAGGATCGCCCATAACACAACCAATAGTTGCTGGTGTGCAACCAATTTTTCCTGGCATCTCACTGATTAATGCTTCTCCAGTGCCAACAAATCTTCCTGATCCTTTGATCCCTCTGCAGAATAACATCAACCGATTCACTCATTCATCCTCAAATCAGAATCGGAGAGCTGTGGATTTTGATGGGCAGACTGGTTACTGTAATGCTTGTCAGGTGGAGTTAACATCTCCACAATTAATGGACCAGCATATTAAAGGATCTCGACATGAAAAGTCACTGAAACAGTGGTCAGTTAGTGACAGCAGCAGTGGTGGCGGAGACTACAAGTGCGATGATTGTGGCGTAACATTCAGTGGTCCTGCACCAGCAGAGCAACATTTTGCAAGCGACAAGCATAAGAAGAGGTCCGCACTTCCACATACTAACTTTTCCACACCTGGGAACGAGCCTGTTAAAGCAGGTACAAAGCTGCAATTGAACCAGACAGAGCTGTTTCCAACCGAGTTATTTCCAGAAGAAGACGCCGTCATAAGCCAGGATCCAAGTGGTACATGCATGCCTTTAAACATACCACCTGAAAACAATGGACAGATAACAGAAAATCTTGGGAATGCTTTGAATATGACAGGTTCTTGTCAGGCTCAGAGTGATAGTGAAATCTGCTTGAAAGTTGATGGTGGGAGTATTCGTCCAACAGTGCCAATGCGGACAGTTGACAGGATATCCATAGCCAACAATTCAAATAATTCGAGTTGTTCAGAAACTAGTTATGCCCAAGCAAGTTCTGTATTAAGCAACTTGATATCTGATCAGAATAGAAATATTAAACAAGATGTTGGAACCACGCTACCATTTACTTTTTCTGATAACCATGGGTGGTGCAACATTTGCAATATTGAACTGAAATCTGTTATTCATGCTCATGACCATCTCATAAGCGAACAGCACAGGGTTGCAGCAGAGGCACAACATACTGTAACACTTAGTTCACAATCAGAAAAATTATCAACAGCAAGCGTCATTTCTGGTACTTCTAGCACAAGTGAAAACCAAAAGAACGTGACTCAGCAAGAGTATACTTTTGATGGAAACCGTGGCTTCTGCTATCTTTGTAGGATCGAATTGACATCACCTCAGCATGCTAAACAACATCTGAATGGTAAAAATCACACAAAGGCCAAACTGAATTCTTCCTCTCTGCATGAAATGGAAAGCAATATTGTATCTGGAAGTAGCTGTGCTGCGGATGACAAGCCTGAATATGAGTTTCACGGGGGGAAAGGTATTTGTTATGTCTGTAACATAGAACTGACATCAAATGCACATGCAGGGCAGCATTTAGAAGGAAAAAATCACAAGAAAGCTGTGGAAAGGAAGCAACAACAACGGAATGGATCTAATCATCGTTTGGTTTGTGAGGTCTGTCACATGACGTTCAGTGGGCCAGAATGTGCAGAGCAGCACTTCAAGTCAACCAAGCACCTAATGAAGTTAAAATCAAGCAATGGTGGAATCCTTGGTTCCAATATAGGATTTTTCAATACTAATGCAGAAGTTCCTAATGCATTATATAATGAGTCACTAACGGATGTTAAGCGGGTATCTGACTTCAGTACTAATGCTAATACTGAACTGTTTAAGCCAGTGATGCCATGTTCTCAATCCACCATGGTTACCAACACCAGCTGCGGACAAACTCTGTCCAAGGAATCTGACATTGGTGAACAGTTTGGTATTTGCTCAAATGATATTCTAAGTGCATTGCGACCAGCACCAAACAATCTGTCCTGCATGGAAAGCATGTATTCCAATGAAGAAAATCCTCCTAGTATGGAAGATGCAGAACATTCAGAATCTGACAGTGAGAATAATCATAATCTGGGCGGTGATTCAAGTTCCAGACAGGCCAGAAGACCGCAGCCATGTAAAACTCTGAAAAACAGAAATCAGCACAGACAGAACAAGATGACatttcatgatgatgatgatgatgataatgatgatgacgatgatgatgatgatgatcctGTTGTGGATTGCCTAAAAGGATTGGACAGGATGAAAATTTCTGAAACAAATCCGGATACCATATCTGCTGTAAAAACAGATAATGATTGCTGTGAGCATGATGAGTTCATCAGTTTCCGTAGCAACTGCAGTGAATATCTCAACAGCGATGCAGGCAGTCATGCTGCTCATCAGAATGATGTAAGCAGTACCCCAGACAGCACTGCTGGTGGTGCAGTTGCTAATAAACCCAAATTAAATCCATATTCTAAACATTTTCGTTTTTATTGTGACATCTGTGATCGACCAATGAATACACAGGATGCTTACAATGCCCATGTCGGTGGAAGAGACCACCAACAGAAAGTGGCCAATATACAGGCTCCTAAGAGAACTCTGCCTCCTGTGAGAAGACTCTTGACTGAAGAAGAAGCAGATGAGAAGGCCTTTAACCTCACTGAACAGGCCCCACGCAGTTACCAAGTGGAGCTGTTCAACAAGACCATGCAAAACGACAGTGTCATCTTCCTGCCAACAG GCACTGGCAAAACGCATGTGGCAGCCATGACAGTGAGCTGTATGTTAGAGATCAACCCCCAGAGGCCAGTTCTGTTCTTGGTGGACAAGGTTTTGCTAGTTATGCAGCAGTCGAAATACCTGCGTAAACAGTTTGGTGAAAAGACGTTTAACAG GGCTTCACCAGATGATCCCAGTGGACCACTGATAGCTCGTAAGCTGAAGATAGCAACCCTGTGTGGGGGGATTGCCGCCTCTGATCCTACTCCTCTCTACCAGTACGATGTCATCGTGGCTGTTGCTG CGTACTGTTCCAACCTGATGAGCCAATCCAGAATTTACTGGTGTGACTTCAGCTTGGTTGTCTTTGATGAGGCCCACCACTGCACCAAGAAGCACCCATTCAATTTGCTCCTTAGGGATTACCACATGCTAGTCGATCCTGACAGACGGCCCAAAGTTCTCGGTCTGACCGCATCGCCTGCTGGAAAGGAAACAGAACACGCAACATACCTCATGCTCACGGAGTTGCTTGTCAACGTTGGAAATGCCAAGGTACAAATCGTCGAGGCTGAATCCACACAGCAGCAATTGAGGAAATACCAGTCCAGTGCCAAGCTTCACATAAAGTATGAGCCTCGAACCCACGAGGAAGAGACCTTTCGGAAACAGTTGCTGGAGTATCTCGTCAGCTGTTACTTGAAGCTAAACAGCATATCCAACATAGACCAGGAGTGTTCACTGATGCAGTTCTTCAAGCCCAAACTGGCCCGAGGAACGCCGGATGAACAGCTTCTGAGATGTGCTGAGGATTTGAATGATCCGGatagaataaaaatgttcaTGCATGTTGTAGGAATGCTCAAACCAAACAGGAGTGATGTAGTCACGAAAGCCAACGTGGATTTCTTGAGTAACCACACGCTCATAATGCTCATGTCCCTGCAGGACATGGATGGGATGGGCATCCCATGTTCCATGGAGGAGCTTCAACCACTTCTTAACCCCACAATTTCAGGAAACTTTGAAAAAGCCGAAATGCTTGGTCTGAATTGTGATAGACTCCGTTACAGTGTCAGGGCCTGGCAACAATCTGCAATGGTCTCCTCGGCATTTGAGGACGACGGACAGAAAATGTCTCTTGTCAAACAGCTTGTGTCGTCCTTACACAACAGAGAATACATCAACTGGCAAAGCTCTCCGAAACCCATAGCACTCGTGCTTGTACGCGAAAGAGTACTGGCAGTCCGACTAAGCATATTCCTGAAAGGCATGGTGAAAGATCTGGGTCTCAAAGTGACGGCCATTGTGGGACACGGGGGCGGCACTGCAGACTCTGGGATGCGGGTCAAAGAGCAGAAGCGGGTCCTGGATGGCATCAAGCAGAGGAAGTATCAGATCGTCGTGGCAACGTCTGTGGCAGAAGAAGGCGTGGATATTCCCGAGTGCGAACTGGTGGTCTGCATGAATCTACCAGGCACCGTCACCGGCTTTGTGCAGATGAGAGGGCGGGCTCGGAAAAAAGACAGCCATTTTGTGATCATCTGTAGCAATCAAAAGGAAGAGGAGCAGATGCATAATCTTTTGAAACGGGAGAAAAATATGATGGCTGCCGCAAAAAAGTGTGTAGATGAACAGAAGAGAGAAGAAAATAGATTCTCTTATTAG